A genomic segment from Gossypium hirsutum isolate 1008001.06 chromosome D04, Gossypium_hirsutum_v2.1, whole genome shotgun sequence encodes:
- the LOC107937415 gene encoding polypyrimidine tract-binding protein homolog 1 isoform X2: protein MSTSSQPQFRYTQTPSKVLHLRNLPWECAEEELVELCKPFGKIVNTKCNVGANRNQAFVEFADLNQAISMVSYYASSSEPAQIRGKTVYIQYSNRHEIVNNKSPGDTPGNVLLVTIEGVEPNDVTIETIHLVFSAFGFVHKIATFEKAAGFQALIQFTDAETASSARNALDGRSIPRYLLPDHVTSCYLRISYSAHTDLNIKFQSHRSRDYTNPYLPVNPTAMEGLMQPVVGPDGKKQEPQSNVLLASIENMQYAVTVDVLHTVFSASGTVQKIAIFEKNGGTQALIQYPDVTTAAVAKESLEGHCIYDGGYCIQ from the exons ATGTCAACATCAAGCCAACCTCAGTTCCGTTATACCCAGACGCCATCGAAGGTCCTCCATCTCCGTAATCTCCCATGGGAGTGTGCGGAAGAGGAACTCGTCGAACTTTGTAAACCCTTTGGGAAGATCGTTAATACTAAATGCAATGTTGGCGCCAATCGAAACCAAGCTTTTGTTGAATTC GCAGACTTAAATCAGGCTATTTCAATGGTTTCATACTATGCTTCATCATCAGAACCAGCACAGATTCGTGGAAAAACTGTgtatattcaatattcaaacagACATGAAATTGTCAACAACAAAAGTCCTGGAGATACCCCTGGAAATGTGTTGCTGGTTACCATTGAGGGTGTGGAACCTAATGACGTGACCATTGAGACCATTCACTTG GTATTTTCTGCATTTGGTTTTGTGCACAAGATTGCTACTTTTGAAAAGGCTGCTGGATTCCAG GCATTAATCCAATTCACTGATGCTGAAACTGCATCTTCGGCGAGGAATGCATTGGATGGGAGAAGTATTCCCAG GTACTTGCTTCCAGATCATGTTACTTCTTGTTACCTGAGAATCTCATATTCAGCACACACTGATCTGAATATCAAGTTTCAGTCTCATCGGAGCAG GGACTATACCAATCCTTACCTTCCTGTGAATCCTACTGCAATGGAAGGACTTATGCAG CCTGTAGTTGGTCCGGATGGAAAAAAGCAAGAACCTCAGAGTAATGTGCTACTTGCTTCAATTGAAAATATGCAGTATGCTGTGACAGTTGATGTTCTTCACACG GTGTTCTCAGCATCTGGCACGGTCCAAAAGATTGCCATATTTGAGAAGAATGGTGGAACACAGGCACTTATTCAATATCCCG ATGTTACAACCGCAGCAGTTGCCAAAGAATCCTTAGAGGGACACTGCATATATGATGGTGGCTATT GCATACAGTGA
- the LOC107937415 gene encoding polypyrimidine tract-binding protein homolog 1 isoform X1, with protein sequence MSTSSQPQFRYTQTPSKVLHLRNLPWECAEEELVELCKPFGKIVNTKCNVGANRNQAFVEFADLNQAISMVSYYASSSEPAQIRGKTVYIQYSNRHEIVNNKSPGDTPGNVLLVTIEGVEPNDVTIETIHLVFSAFGFVHKIATFEKAAGFQALIQFTDAETASSARNALDGRSIPRYLLPDHVTSCYLRISYSAHTDLNIKFQSHRSRDYTNPYLPVNPTAMEGLMQPVVGPDGKKQEPQSNVLLASIENMQYAVTVDVLHTVFSASGTVQKIAIFEKNGGTQALIQYPDVTTAAVAKESLEGHCIYDGGYCKLHLSYSRHTDLNVKAYSDKSRDYTISDPSLLATQVPGLPAAPNAWQNPQGVPVHLGTDYSASAAIQGQPLAGQVPAWDPNFQARLPYGSVPGQTYQSLTAPTYVNVARPAGSSPLSQPGASSMPMQQQQQPPWANVRQGGAAELGQPPYYSR encoded by the exons ATGTCAACATCAAGCCAACCTCAGTTCCGTTATACCCAGACGCCATCGAAGGTCCTCCATCTCCGTAATCTCCCATGGGAGTGTGCGGAAGAGGAACTCGTCGAACTTTGTAAACCCTTTGGGAAGATCGTTAATACTAAATGCAATGTTGGCGCCAATCGAAACCAAGCTTTTGTTGAATTC GCAGACTTAAATCAGGCTATTTCAATGGTTTCATACTATGCTTCATCATCAGAACCAGCACAGATTCGTGGAAAAACTGTgtatattcaatattcaaacagACATGAAATTGTCAACAACAAAAGTCCTGGAGATACCCCTGGAAATGTGTTGCTGGTTACCATTGAGGGTGTGGAACCTAATGACGTGACCATTGAGACCATTCACTTG GTATTTTCTGCATTTGGTTTTGTGCACAAGATTGCTACTTTTGAAAAGGCTGCTGGATTCCAG GCATTAATCCAATTCACTGATGCTGAAACTGCATCTTCGGCGAGGAATGCATTGGATGGGAGAAGTATTCCCAG GTACTTGCTTCCAGATCATGTTACTTCTTGTTACCTGAGAATCTCATATTCAGCACACACTGATCTGAATATCAAGTTTCAGTCTCATCGGAGCAG GGACTATACCAATCCTTACCTTCCTGTGAATCCTACTGCAATGGAAGGACTTATGCAG CCTGTAGTTGGTCCGGATGGAAAAAAGCAAGAACCTCAGAGTAATGTGCTACTTGCTTCAATTGAAAATATGCAGTATGCTGTGACAGTTGATGTTCTTCACACG GTGTTCTCAGCATCTGGCACGGTCCAAAAGATTGCCATATTTGAGAAGAATGGTGGAACACAGGCACTTATTCAATATCCCG ATGTTACAACCGCAGCAGTTGCCAAAGAATCCTTAGAGGGACACTGCATATATGATGGTGGCTATTGTAAGCTTCATCTATCATACTCTCGTCATACTGATCTCAATGTAAAG GCATACAGTGATAAAAGTAGAGATTACACAATCTCAGACCCGAGTTTGCTTGCAACACAAGTTCCGGGATTGCCTGCTGCTCCAAATGCTTGGCAGAATCCTCAGGGTGTTCCGGTGCACCTTGGTACTGACTATTCGGCTTCAGCTGCAATACAGGGTCAACCTCTTGCTGGACAAGTTCCTGCTTGGGATCCAAATTTTCAGGCTAGGCTGCCATATGGATCAGTTCCTGGTCAAACATATCAATCGTTGACAGCCCCTACATACGTTAATGTGGCAAGACCTGCAGGTTCATCACCCCTTTCACAACCTGGTGCATCTTCCATGCCcatgcagcagcagcagcagccgCCATGGGCTAATGTTAGACAAGGAGGTGCAGCGGAGCTGGGTCAGCCTCCTTATTACAGTCGATGA
- the LOC107937416 gene encoding uncharacterized protein: protein MRLKHLVLRCIGDHYLNLEIDVSSLSTFKFCGDLMKISFTSLPSIVEATVFQWSYRTYGQEFSIRTWLRNLVHVKQLSVNSWFSQFRSSYWEEAGGSRPAFALEPPFVELKKGDGQLTTEFLHNVKEIRVHHFFGYKSEIEFIKHLLQQAVILETLSLTYHRFEFDLEFSDRCNNSPKELVEEEIFSLPRVSSLVHILFH from the exons ATGAGGCTTAAGCACCTAGTACTTAGATGCATAGGGGACCATTATTTGAATCTAGAAATTGATGTGTCAAGCTTGTCAACTTTTAAATTCTGTGGAGATTTAATGAAGATTTCTTTCACTTCTTTGCCTTCCATTGTTGAAGCCACCGTTTTTCAATGGAGTTATAGAACATATGGGCAAGAATTTTCCATTAGAACATGGTTAAGAAATCTTGTCCATGTAAAGCAACTCAGTGTGAATTCTTGGTTTTCTCAG TTTAGATCTTCGTATTGGGAAGAAGCTGGTGGGAGTAGACCAGCTTTTGCTTTGGAGCCTCCTTTTGTTGAGCTGAAAAAAGGAGATGGACAACTAACAACAGAGTTTCTGCATAATGTGAAGGAAATTAGGGTACATCATTTCTTTGGCTATAAAAGTGAGATTGAATTTATTAAGCATTTGTTGCAACAGGCAGTTATTCTTGAGACGTTATCTTTAACCTATCATAGGTTTGAATTTGATCTTGAATTTAGTGATAGATGTAATAATAGCCCTAAAGAGTTAGTTGAAGAGGAAATTTTTAGCTTGCCTAGAGTTTCCTCTCTTGTTCATATATTGTTTCATTAG
- the LOC107937417 gene encoding 54S ribosomal protein L51, mitochondrial, with the protein MALRGVWQLKKLIVSYCDWGGSSRGIRAFMESELPTFKEKNPQLEVVPELIRGQHPHLKGFYKNKNERVVCVKNMTPEDILLYATRLRNALGRKVVKLKTRHVTKHPSVQGTWTTDVKF; encoded by the exons ATGGCACTGCGAGGAGTTTGGCAACTTAAAAAGCTGATTGTAAGCTATTGTGATTGGGGAGGTAGTAGCCGGGGCATCAG GGCATTTATGGAGTCAGAGTTACCAACTTTTAAAGAGAAAAACCCTCAGCTGGAGGTGGTTCCTGAACTCATTCGTGGGCAGCATCCACATTTGAAAGGCTTTTACA AGAACAAAAACGAGCGGGTGGTATGTGTGAAGAATATGACTCCTGAAGATATCCTTCTTTATGCAACCAGGCTAAGAAACGCATTGGGAAGAAAGGTGGTGAAATTGAAGACAAGGCATGTAACTAAACACCCTAGTGTGCAAGGTACATGGACAACTGATGTGAAATTTTGA
- the LOC107937404 gene encoding uncharacterized protein — protein MRLKHLVVRCMDNPGFNLEIDSSSLSSFKVDGNSVKISVSSMSSIDEATVFRSRYYPYVQNFDTRTWIRNLAHVKKFGVNSWFSQFLAREYEVNNNGWKIFENLKVFAWFGPLGKECDLIALIDFLVHCPSLEKIEIDFRFSFWEEAGEHRPPFALERPFVENSGDGQPTVGFLDNVKKIIIHHFFGYKSEIEFIKHLMQKAVVLETLSLTYHRLEFNPESFSRGFTSCPPKELVQEVIFSLSTASSNVHISFHHTYHKLGF, from the exons ATGAGGCTTAAACACCTTGTAGTTAGATGCATGGATAACCCTGGTTTCAATCTAGAAATTGATTCGTCAAGTTTGTCAAGTTTTAAAGTCGATGGAAATTCAGTGAAGATCTCAGTCAGTTCAATGTCTTCCATTGATGAAGCCACAGTTTTTCGATCCAGATATTATCCGTATGTGCAAAACTTTGACACTAGAACATGGATAAGAAATCTTGCCCATGTAAAGAAATTTGGTGTGAATTCTTGGTTTTCTCAG TTTCTTGCAAGAGAATATGAGGTGAACAACAATGGATGGAAAATATTCGAAAATCTAAAGGTATTTGCTTGGTTTGGTCCATTGGGGAAAGAGTGTGATCTCATTGCACTAATTGACTTCTTGGTTCATTGCCCTTCCCTAGAGAAGATTGAAATAGAT TTCAGATTTTCCTTCTGGGAAGAGGCTGGTGAGCATAGACCACCGTTTGCTTTGGAGCGTCCGTTTGTTGAGAACAGTGGAGATGGGCAACCAACAGTTGGATTTCTGGATAATGTGAAGAAAATTATCATACATCACTTCTTTGGCTATAAAAGTGAGATTGAATTTATCAAGCATCTAATGCAGAAGGCAGTTGTTCTTGAGACTTTATCATTAACTTACCATAGGCTTGAATTCAACCCAGAATCCTTTAGTCGTGGATTTACCAGTTGCCCTCCTAAAGAGTTGGTTCAAGAAGTGATTTTTAGCTTGTCTACAGCTTCCTCTAATGTTCATATATCGTTTCATCATACTTATCACAAGTTAGGATTCTAG
- the LOC107937405 gene encoding probable calcium-binding protein CML46, which yields METSSASSNSNMMLLFHGFSCYNTVKSYVSRYWSFSPQSQTSDWDLKDQKSGFSSKEVLSGGERLCRKEVEILMGNLGIFCSQESEEQLNESYGCEEISRLFEQEPSLEEVKQAFDVFDVNKDGFIDAEELQRVLCVLGLKQGLKLENCNSMINTFDEDGDGRIDFQEFVKFMENSFC from the coding sequence ATGGAAACATCATCTGCAAGCTCAAACTCCAATATGATGCTGTTGTTCCATGGTTTTTCATGCTATAACACCGTTAAAAGCTATGTCTCAAGATATTGGTCGTTTTCTCCACAATCCCAGACTTCAGATTGGGACCTGAAGGACCAGAAATCTGGGTTTTCAAGCAAGGAAGTTTTATCTGGTGGAGAGAGATTATGTAGAAAAGAAGTGGAGATTTTGATGGGGAACCTGGGGATTTTTTGCAGCCAAGAAAGTGAAGAACAGTTGAATGAATCATACGGTTGTGAGGAGATTTCAAGGTTGTTTGAACAAGAGCCAAGCTTGGAAGAAGTGAAGCAAGCTTTTGATGTTTTTGATGTGAATAAAGATGGGTTTATTGATGCAGAGGAATTGCAGAGAGTTCTGTGTGTTTTGGGGTTGAAACAAGGTTTAAAGCTGGAAAACTGCAACAGCATGATCAATACCTTTGACGAAGATGGTGATGGCAGAATAGATTTTCAGGAATTTGTAAAATTCATGGAGAACAGTTTTTGCTGA